GCGCTCATGGGTTGCGATGCGGAGCACGGGGCGGCGCGCGCGCCGTCCGACGCCATGGCGGGGGCGTGCGTCTGCGGAAGTGGTGTGACCGAATGAAGATCCTCTACTTGAACGCCGATTCCGGCATCCCGGTCCTGGGCGACAAAGGCGCCTCGGTGCATGTGCGCGAATTCACCGCGGCCGCCGCCGCGCTCGGACACGAGGTCGTCCTGGCATGCGCAGCGCTCGGCGAAGGCAATCCGCCGCCGCCGGCGCGACTGCTCCATCTGGAGATGCCCAACGATCCGGAGGTGGTGGCCGCGGTGGGGCGGCGGCTCGGCATCGCCGCCTCCGAACTCGAAACCGTCGAGATGCGGCGGGAACTCCGTCGCATCGCCTACGACGACACGCTTGTCCGACGCACGACGACCGAGTTGTCCCGCATCGGATTCCGACCGGATGTCGTCTACGAGCGGCACAGCCTGCTGTGCAGCGCGGGGGCGGAAATCGCCGCCCACTACGGCGTCGCGCGCATCCTGGAGGTGAACGCGCCGCTGGTGGACGAGCAGGCGCGCTACCGGGGACTGCGACTGGTCGACCGTGCTACGGCAATGCAAGCCGCCTCCTATCGCGGTGCGCAGGTCGTCGTGGCCGTTTCGGATGCCGTCGCGGCGCATGTGCGTCAGGTCGTCGGGTATGCGGTGCGCGTCGAAGTAGTTCCCAACGGGGTGGATACCGAGCGCTTCGGGACCGGCGGGAAGGGGGACGAGATTCGCCGCGCGTTCGGCCTGGGCGACGGTACGGTGATCGGATTCATCGGCAGCTTCAAGCCGTGGCATGGCGTGGACCTGTTGATCCGGGCCTTCGAGGAGATCGCGTCCGGCCACCCGTCCGCCCGCCTCGTGGCGGTCGGCGACGGTCCGGACTGGGCGGCGGCGCGGGACCGGGTGGCGGCCTCTTCGTGCGCCGGGCAGGTATTGCTGCCGGGGCGGGTCCCGCATGCGGACATCCCGCACTGGCTGGAGGCGATGGACGTCACCGCGGCGCCGTATGCGCCGCAGGACGATTTCTACTTCTCGCCGTTGAAGATCATCGAATCGCTGGCCGCCGGCCGTCCGGTGGTGGCGCCGCGCCTGGGGCAGATCACCGACATCGTGCAGGACGGCGCGACCGGGGTGCTGTATGAGCCCGGAAGCGTACGGGGTTGCGCGCAGGCCCTCGGGGTCCTGCTCGCGCAGCCGCAGCTTCGGCAACGGATGGCGGAGAACGCACGGGCGTTCGCAGGCGAATGCAGCTGGAAGCGCGTGGTCGGGACGGTGCTGGGATTCGACATCGGGGCGGCGGCCGGGTTGGGCGCATGAACGATCGCGGCGCGAACCCGCCGCCTTCGCCACCGGGCGGGCGTGCGTGGCTGTGGCAGTACCTCGCGCAGGAGCGCGGCAAGTTCCTTGCCGGTTGCGCGATGACGGTGCTGCGCTCCATGGTCCTGCTGGTGACGCCCTGGCCGCTGAAGTTCCTGTTCGACAGCGTGCTGCTCCAGCATCCCTTGCCGCATCGTCTCGCGGGCGTGCTTCCCGATCCGGTTCTTGGCCGGACAGCGCTGCTCGATGTCCTGGTCCTCACGATGATCGGCCTCGGGGTGGTCGAGGCCGTCCTGGTGTACGGCGGGAATCGATTGCTGCTCGATGCCGGAAGCCGGGTGGTCATGCGCGTGCGTGCGGACCTGTTCGCGCATCTGCAGCGCATGGACCTGGGTTTCCATCGGCGCACGCCCGGCGGCGAACTCATGACGCGGATCGGGGCGGACGTGCGCCAGTTGCAGGACCTCATCGCTGCGATCGGGATCGACGTCGTGCCGCATACGCTTTCGATTCTCGGGATGGCGGCGGTGATGTTTTGGGTCAATTGGCGATTTGCGCTGTTTGCCGTTGCGGTGGCCCCGGTGCTGTTCTTCGTCGCGCGCTACTACGCGGCACGCTTGCGCCAGTCGCTTCGCGAGGTCCGGCAGCAGGAGGGAAACCTCTGGAGCGAGGTGCAGGAAGTGTTCGGCGCGCTGCACGTCGTGCAGGCGTTCGCGCGCGAGGAGTACGAGGACCGTCGCTTTGCCACGATCGCCGATGCCGGTCTCGCGTCGAACGAGAAGGCCAACGAGGCCCAGGCGCAGTTCGGTCCCGCGATCGGACTGGTCCTCGCGGTGGCGACCGGGGCGGTCGCCTGGTATGGCGCCGGCAGCGTCCTGCACGGGACGTTGACGGTCGGAGAACTGCTGGTTTTCATGGCGTACGTCAATCGGATGGCGACGCCGGCACGCCAGCTGGCCAAGACGGGACGGGTGTTCGGGCGGTCGATCGTCGCCATCGAACGCATCGGCGAATGTCGGGCGGAGCGGTCGGCGATCGTGGAGATGCCCGATGCGGTGCTGCCGGATCATTGTGAGGGCAGGGTCGAGCTCCGGAACGTCCGTTTTGGATATCTCCCGGGGGAGATGGTGCTGCGCGACGTTTCCTTCGCGCTCGAACCCGGAAAGATGGTCGCCCTGGTGGGGGAGACGGGTTCGGGGAAGAGCACGATCGCCGGCCTGATCGCGCGCTTCCATGACCCGGCTTCCGGCAGCGTGGTTCTCGACGGCTTCGACCTCCGCACGTTGCGCCTCGATTTCGTGCGCCGGAACGTCGCGACGGTGCATCAGGATCCCGTGCTCTTTCGTGCCAGCATCTGGGAGAACATCGCATACGGCGACCCGGCGGCGGGGCGCGCGGAGGCGATCGAGGCGGCGCGGCGGGTCGGCGTGGCATCCGTCTTCGAGCGGCTGCCGCAAGGGTTCGACACGGTGGTGGGGGAACGCGGCAGCACGCTCTCGGGCGGGCAGCGCCAATGCGTCGCGATCGCGCGGGCGATGCTTGCGGGCGCGCCGATCGTGCTCCTCGACGAACCCAGCAGCAGTCTCGATCCGGCGACCGAGTGCGGCGTGATGGCGGCCTTGCGGCAGCTTGCAAAGGGCCGCTCCGCACTCGTCATTGCCCATCGGCTGGAAACCGTCGTCGCGGCCGACCTGATCCTCGTGCTGGAACGCGGACGCATCGTCGAGCGCGGCACCCATGCGGAACTGGTTGCCCGCCGCGGCGCCTATGGCCGGCTGTGGCGCGCGCTGCTGGGCGAGGACGGCGCGGCGCCGATGGCCGGGATGGTGTTGTCGTGACGCGCACCGCGGAACGACGGGTCCGGCCCCGTCCCGCGGGGCGTGCGGCGATCTATTTCGTCCGGCACGGCGAAACGCGCTGGACGGCGCAGGGCCGGTATCAGGGCGGCAGCGACATCCCGCTGACGCCGGCAGGGGTGCGCCAGGCGCACCGTGCGGCCCGCAGCCTGCGGCGCCAAGGCGTTACGGCCGTCGTGTCGAGTCCCTTGCGCCGGGCGGTCCGGACCTCGGAGGTCATCGCGAGATCCCTCGGCGTCCGGAATCGTGCCATCGATCGGCGATTGCACGAAGTTCGCTTCGGAAGCTGGGAAGGATTGACGCAGCGTGAGGTGCGCGACCGCTGGCCGGACCAGCTCCGGGTATGGAAGCGCAACCCGGATCGCTTCCGATTCCCCGACGGGGAGACGCTGGCCCAGGCGCAGGCGCGCCTGGCGGCGTTCCTTCGTACCCTGCGATCGCGGCGGCGGAACCGGTTGGGGACGATCGTCGTCGTCACCCACGCCGGAATCATCCGCTTGGCGCTTCTTGCCGCGGGGGATCTGCCGCTGTCGCAGTTCCGGACGTTCGTGGTCGAGCCGGGCGCGGTCGTCCGCCTGGACCTGCATTTCGGCGCGGTTCGCGGCGATCGCCTAGGGGCGAGTCGATTTTCTGTTGGTTCCTTGGAGCATAGGGAAAGGTTGAAATGAAAGTAACGGTCATTGGAACGGGCTACGTCGGCTTGGTCACCGGTGCGTGCCTGGCGGACGTCGGCAACTCCGTGTTGTGCATCGATATCGACCATGCCAAGGTCGCGCGGCTGAACGCCGGCGAGATCCCCATACACGAGCCGGGGCTCGACGAGGTCGTCGCGCGCAACCGGGCGGCGGGACGGCTGCATTTTTCGTCCGATTACGACGCCGCGGTCGACCATTCCGACATCTTCTTCATCGCCGTCGGCACGCCGACCGACGAGGATGGTTCGGCCGATGTCCGGCACGTCGAAGGGGCGGCGCGCGAACTCGGCCGGCGCCTGACGCGCAACGCGCTGGTGGTCGTCAAGTCCACCGTGCCGGTCGGGACGCACGTCCTCGTCGGCCATGCGGTCGAGGAGGAGCTCGCCCACCGCGGGAAGAAGGTCAAGGTCGCCGTCGCATCGAATCCGGAGTTCCTCAAGGAAGGGGCCGCGGTCGCGGATTTCATGCATCCGGACCGCATCGTCGTGGGAACCGAGGATCCGGACGCGATCGCGACGTTCACCGCGCTCTATGCGCCGTTCAACCGCAACCACAATCGCCTGATCATCCTGGATCCGCATTCGTCGGAACTCGCGAAGTACGCGGCCAACGCGATGCTGGCGACCCGGATCTCGTTCATGAACGAACTGGCGCGCCTTGCGGAAAAGCTCGGAGCGGATATCGAAAAGGTGCGGGACGCGATCGGGGCCGACCCCCGGATCGGCCCCAGTTTCCTCTATGCCGGCGCCGGATATGGCGGATCGTGCTTTCCGAAGGACGTCCGGGCGCTGCTGGCCATGGCGCGCGAGAACGTGGTCTCGGCGCGTCTGCTGTCGGCCGTGCATGAGGTGAACGAGGAGCAGAAGCACGTCCTGGCAACGAAACTGCGTGACGCGCTGGGCGGCGAATTGCGCGGCCGGGTGATCGCCATATGGGGACTCGCATTCAAGGCCAACACCGACGACGTGCGCGAGGCGTCCAGCGTGGTCCTGATCCGCGACCTCGTCGCCGCCGGGGCGACGGTGCGGGCCTACGATCCGCAGGCCCGCGATACGGCCCGCCGGGCATTGTCCGAAATCGAGCGAAAAGTCACCATCTGCGACACCGCGGAAGCCGCCTGCGAAGGCGCCGATGCGCTCGTCGTGGTCACGGAATGGCTCGAGTTCCGCAGTCCGGATTTTGCCGCGCTGGCGCCCAAGCTGCGCGCCCGTACCCTCGTCGATGGACGCAACCTCTACGATCCGCGCGCGGTTGCCGCGGCGGGGCTGCGGTATGTCGGGATCGGGCGTCCGGCGGCCGCCTGAGCGGTCGCCTGCGGGTCGTCATCGGATGCGGACGCGGCGCGGCCGAGGGTCGCGCCGCCTTGGGCAGGAGGCAGGGTGGAAGACACGGTTCTGGTTACCGGATGCGCCGGATTCATCGGCAGTGCGGTCGCAGAGGCGCTGCTCGCGCGGGGCGAGCGCGTGGTGGGGCTCGACAACTTCAATTCGTATTACGACCCGCGGCTCAAGCGCGACCGCGTGGCGCGCGGGACCGACCCCGCCTATCGGGTGGTGGAAATCGACCTGGCGGATCGCGCCGCCCTGTTTTCCCTGATGGCGGAGACGCGGCCCGCCCGCATCATTCATCTTGCCGCGCAGGCCGGCGTGCGCTACTCCTTCGAAAACCCGCACGCCTACATCGACAGCAACATCGCAGGATTCGTCAATCTGCTGGAAGCGGCGCGGGTTGCGGGGAACGTCCGGCACTTCGTGTACGCATCGTCGTCGAGCGTATACGGCGCCAACGTCAAGCAGCCGTTCTCGATCGACGATCCCGTCGAACGGCCGATCAGCCTCTATGCCGCCACCAAGCGGGCGAACGAGCTGATTGCGCAGGTGTACGCGATGCAGTTCGGCTTGCGCCTCACCGGGTTGCGCTACTTCACCGTGTACGGGCCCTGGGGGCGTCCGGACATGGCGCCGTTGAAGTTCGCCCGCGCCATCTTCGAGGGGAAGCCCATCGAGGTCTACGGGGAAGGGGACATGCGTCGCGATTTCACCTATATCGACGATATCGTCGACGGAACCTTGCGCGCGCTCGACGAGACGACCCGGTTCGACGCGGTGCCCCATCGCGTCTACAACCTGGGGAACCATCGCCCGGAGGAACTGCTGCACTTCATCGAGATCCTGGAGCGCGCGATCGGCAGACCCGCGAAACGGGTGTTCAAGCCCATGCAGGCCGGCGACGTCCGGTCGACGGCGGCGGACATCGACGCCACGATTCGCGATCTCGGGTGGAAGCCGACGACCAACATCGACGTCGGACTCGACGCCTTGGTGCGGTGGCTGCGGGGCTATTACGGCTATGACGGCGCTGAGTCTGCGCCGAAGAAGGGGTACCCCCTCTCCCGCTAGCGGGAGAGGGGGACGCGCAGGGCATCGCACCCTCACGGCAGTCCGCTTGCCGTTGCCGTCTGAACCGGCGGTTTCCGCAGCGCGTCTTCGATCATCACAACCATCCGGTCGGCGGCGCCGCGGTGGGTCCGGGAAAACGTCTGCGCCGCGGCGCGCATTCGGGCATGCAGCGCGGTGTCGCCGGTGATCTCCGCCAGCGCCTGCAGTGCTTCCGCGGCATCGGCCACGCGGCGTGCGGCGCCGGAGGCGACCGCATCCGCTGCCGCCTGGGCGAAGTTGAACATGTGCGGACCGAACACGACCGGGCAGCCGCAGGCCGCCGCCTCGATGAGGTTCTGCCCCCCGAGCGGCGCGAGGCTGCCGCCGATCACGGCGGCGTCGGCCATCGCGTAGTACATCGGCATCTCGCCCATCGAGTCGCCCAGCAGGACGGCGGATGCATCCGGCGCTGCCGGATCGGCAAACGGCGTATCCCACTGTGTGCGCCGCAGCACGCGCAGGCCGCGTTGCACCAGCAGCGCGGCCACATCGTCGAAGCGTTGCGGGTGGCGGGGGACGAACAACAGCCGCGGTTGCGGTGCCGCCGCCTCCTTGCGGGCGCGGGAAGACAGCGCATCGAGCAGCATCGCCTCTTCGCCTTCCCGCGTGCTTGCGAACAGCCATATCGGCTGACCGCCCGGCCGACCGCTGCCAAGTCGGGCGCGCCATCGTTCGCCGCGGGCGACGAGTTCGGCATCGGGCTCCAGGTCGAATTTCAGGTTGCCGGTGACGGCAATGGGTCCGGGGAACCAGCGCGCGATGCGATCGCGATCCGTCGGGGTCTGGGCACCGACGGCGGCGAGGTTGGCGCCGGCGCGGGCGAACAGGCGCGAGAATCGTGCCGCCTTCGCGGCCGAGCGCTCAGAGAGCCGTGCGTTGGCGAGGACGGTCGGAATCCCCGCCACCGCCGCTTCGTAGAGCAGCGTGGGCCAGATCTCGGTTTCCATCAGAACCCCGACGTCCGGGCGCGTCTCGCGCAGGAAGCGTTGTACGGGCCCGGGCAGGTCGTACGGGAGATAACGCTGCAGGATCCGCGCGGATGCGTGCGCGGATCCCGCGGTGCGTGCCAGGCGCTCGGCGAGCTCGGCGCCGACGGCGCGACCGGTGGGGGTCATGTGCGTCAGCACGAAGCGGGCGTCCGGATGGCGCTGCGCGAGACGCTCGATCAGCGGCCACGCGGCGTGGGTTTCCCCGACCGAGACGGCATGGATCCAGATGGTCGCGAGGTTCGTCGTCCCCCTTGGTTTCGTCGTCCCCCTTGTCCCGGCCTGCGCCACCGGGGCAAGGGCGCCCGCGCCGAGAAACCGCTCGCCCCAATGCCGGAAGTACTCGCGTTGACGCAGCCCGCGACGGCAGAGGTACAGCGCGACGAACGGCAGCGCGGCGATCCATGCCGCGGTGTACCAGGCCGGTGCGCGCTGCGGCGTGCGACCCTCCGCGTTCATTGCGGCGCCGGCTCCGGCCGATTCGCGAGCACCCGGTCGACGGCGGCGAGCACTTCGGCCACCGACGGCGTCATGCCCACGCCGCCGAGGCTGGCGACCCGTCCGCTGCCGCGCAGCCCGACCAGTCCGGGGTCGTAGTCGCAGTAAATCCCTACCGCCGGTGTTCCCGTCGCCGCGGCGAGATGCGTGAGTCCGGTGTCGAGCCCGATCGTCAGCGCCGCGCCCGCCGCCAGGCTGGCGAGCTGCGAAAGATTGGCGCGCGGCAGCACTTGCGCCGCCACCATGGGTTGCGCCCGCCGCTCGCAGGACTGCCGCTCCGCTTCGCTGCCCCAGGGCAGCAGGCAGCGGTAGCCCCGGTCGGCGAGGTGGCGCTCGAGTGCGGTCCAGTGCGAGTCCGGCCACAGCTTGGTGGCGCGGCTGGCGTTGGTGAGCAGCAGCACGGCACCGGATTCGGCAAAGACGCCTTCGCCCGGCGGGGGGCGCAGCCCGAATTCCTCGGCCCCGTCGAGCGCGTAGCCGAGCGCGAACGCGGCAAGCCGGCGGTTGCGGTCCACCGCGTGCAGGCGCCGGTCGATGCTGGCGGTACGCCGATAGAAGAACGTCGCCAGCGGCTCGCGCGCGGAGGTCCGCGAGAATCCGCTCACCGGGCCGCGGGCGGAACCGGCCACGAGCGCGCTTTTGAGCAGGCCCTGGCAGTCGATGATGGTGTGATAGCGAACCCGCCGCAGGCTGCTGCGCGCGGCGAGCAGTTCGCGCCAGCTTTGCCGCGACAAGGGCTTCTTCCGCCAGCGCCGCAAGGCGATCGGAATGATCCGGGATATCGAGGGATGCAGGCGGGGAATTTCCGCGAACGCATCTTCGACCACCCAGTCGATGCGGGCGTGCGGAAAGGCACGCGCGATGTCGGTGACCATCGGCAGGGCATGGACGATATCGCCCATCGATGAGGTTTTGACGATCAGGACGCGCACCGGCGCGATTTTACCGGAGTGCGATGGTCGGGAGCGCCCTCGATTGGTGCAAGGCAACATTCCGATCGTGATGTTCGATGGCGATCGGCATGCCGAAGGCGCGCAATCATCGGCTGCTAATATGGGGCAACGCACCATCGATCCACCTTGGGGACCCCTACGACATGACTCGCCCTGGTACCGCGTTTTTGCTGGAAATCAATCCGAAGATTCCGAAGCGGCTCGAGCGGATGGAGGAGATCGCGCACGATCTCTGGTACAGCTGGGACAGTCCGGCGCGCCAGTTGTTTGCGCGGCTCGACTCGAAGTTGTGGGACAGCGTCGGGCACAGCCCGAAAGTGCTGCTGAAACGTATCGACGAGCGTCGCCTGGTCGAGGCGGCGGAGGATCCGGGGTTTCTCAACAGCTACCAGCGCATGCTCTCCGCATACGATGCGTATCTGGGCGAGACCAGCCGCAGCCCCATCAGCGCGGTGCTGGGCGAGAACGATCTGGTCGCCTATTT
This genomic window from Burkholderiales bacterium GJ-E10 contains:
- a CDS encoding lipopolysaccharide heptosyltransferase I; translated protein: MGDIVHALPMVTDIARAFPHARIDWVVEDAFAEIPRLHPSISRIIPIALRRWRKKPLSRQSWRELLAARSSLRRVRYHTIIDCQGLLKSALVAGSARGPVSGFSRTSAREPLATFFYRRTASIDRRLHAVDRNRRLAAFALGYALDGAEEFGLRPPPGEGVFAESGAVLLLTNASRATKLWPDSHWTALERHLADRGYRCLLPWGSEAERQSCERRAQPMVAAQVLPRANLSQLASLAAGAALTIGLDTGLTHLAAATGTPAVGIYCDYDPGLVGLRGSGRVASLGGVGMTPSVAEVLAAVDRVLANRPEPAPQ
- a CDS encoding ABC transporter-like protein, yielding MNDRGANPPPSPPGGRAWLWQYLAQERGKFLAGCAMTVLRSMVLLVTPWPLKFLFDSVLLQHPLPHRLAGVLPDPVLGRTALLDVLVLTMIGLGVVEAVLVYGGNRLLLDAGSRVVMRVRADLFAHLQRMDLGFHRRTPGGELMTRIGADVRQLQDLIAAIGIDVVPHTLSILGMAAVMFWVNWRFALFAVAVAPVLFFVARYYAARLRQSLREVRQQEGNLWSEVQEVFGALHVVQAFAREEYEDRRFATIADAGLASNEKANEAQAQFGPAIGLVLAVATGAVAWYGAGSVLHGTLTVGELLVFMAYVNRMATPARQLAKTGRVFGRSIVAIERIGECRAERSAIVEMPDAVLPDHCEGRVELRNVRFGYLPGEMVLRDVSFALEPGKMVALVGETGSGKSTIAGLIARFHDPASGSVVLDGFDLRTLRLDFVRRNVATVHQDPVLFRASIWENIAYGDPAAGRAEAIEAARRVGVASVFERLPQGFDTVVGERGSTLSGGQRQCVAIARAMLAGAPIVLLDEPSSSLDPATECGVMAALRQLAKGRSALVIAHRLETVVAADLILVLERGRIVERGTHAELVARRGAYGRLWRALLGEDGAAPMAGMVLS
- a CDS encoding putative nucleoside-diphosphate-sugar epimerases protein, with the translated sequence MEDTVLVTGCAGFIGSAVAEALLARGERVVGLDNFNSYYDPRLKRDRVARGTDPAYRVVEIDLADRAALFSLMAETRPARIIHLAAQAGVRYSFENPHAYIDSNIAGFVNLLEAARVAGNVRHFVYASSSSVYGANVKQPFSIDDPVERPISLYAATKRANELIAQVYAMQFGLRLTGLRYFTVYGPWGRPDMAPLKFARAIFEGKPIEVYGEGDMRRDFTYIDDIVDGTLRALDETTRFDAVPHRVYNLGNHRPEELLHFIEILERAIGRPAKRVFKPMQAGDVRSTAADIDATIRDLGWKPTTNIDVGLDALVRWLRGYYGYDGAESAPKKGYPLSR
- a CDS encoding phosphoglycerate mutase, which encodes MTRTAERRVRPRPAGRAAIYFVRHGETRWTAQGRYQGGSDIPLTPAGVRQAHRAARSLRRQGVTAVVSSPLRRAVRTSEVIARSLGVRNRAIDRRLHEVRFGSWEGLTQREVRDRWPDQLRVWKRNPDRFRFPDGETLAQAQARLAAFLRTLRSRRRNRLGTIVVVTHAGIIRLALLAAGDLPLSQFRTFVVEPGAVVRLDLHFGAVRGDRLGASRFSVGSLEHRERLK
- a CDS encoding 3-deoxy-D-manno-octulosonic-acid transferase, with the protein product MNAEGRTPQRAPAWYTAAWIAALPFVALYLCRRGLRQREYFRHWGERFLGAGALAPVAQAGTRGTTKPRGTTNLATIWIHAVSVGETHAAWPLIERLAQRHPDARFVLTHMTPTGRAVGAELAERLARTAGSAHASARILQRYLPYDLPGPVQRFLRETRPDVGVLMETEIWPTLLYEAAVAGIPTVLANARLSERSAAKAARFSRLFARAGANLAAVGAQTPTDRDRIARWFPGPIAVTGNLKFDLEPDAELVARGERWRARLGSGRPGGQPIWLFASTREGEEAMLLDALSSRARKEAAAPQPRLLFVPRHPQRFDDVAALLVQRGLRVLRRTQWDTPFADPAAPDASAVLLGDSMGEMPMYYAMADAAVIGGSLAPLGGQNLIEAAACGCPVVFGPHMFNFAQAAADAVASGAARRVADAAEALQALAEITGDTALHARMRAAAQTFSRTHRGAADRMVVMIEDALRKPPVQTATASGLP
- a CDS encoding putative glycosyltransferase, whose protein sequence is MKILYLNADSGIPVLGDKGASVHVREFTAAAAALGHEVVLACAALGEGNPPPPARLLHLEMPNDPEVVAAVGRRLGIAASELETVEMRRELRRIAYDDTLVRRTTTELSRIGFRPDVVYERHSLLCSAGAEIAAHYGVARILEVNAPLVDEQARYRGLRLVDRATAMQAASYRGAQVVVAVSDAVAAHVRQVVGYAVRVEVVPNGVDTERFGTGGKGDEIRRAFGLGDGTVIGFIGSFKPWHGVDLLIRAFEEIASGHPSARLVAVGDGPDWAAARDRVAASSCAGQVLLPGRVPHADIPHWLEAMDVTAAPYAPQDDFYFSPLKIIESLAAGRPVVAPRLGQITDIVQDGATGVLYEPGSVRGCAQALGVLLAQPQLRQRMAENARAFAGECSWKRVVGTVLGFDIGAAAGLGA
- a CDS encoding nucleotide sugar dehydrogenase, with protein sequence MKVTVIGTGYVGLVTGACLADVGNSVLCIDIDHAKVARLNAGEIPIHEPGLDEVVARNRAAGRLHFSSDYDAAVDHSDIFFIAVGTPTDEDGSADVRHVEGAARELGRRLTRNALVVVKSTVPVGTHVLVGHAVEEELAHRGKKVKVAVASNPEFLKEGAAVADFMHPDRIVVGTEDPDAIATFTALYAPFNRNHNRLIILDPHSSELAKYAANAMLATRISFMNELARLAEKLGADIEKVRDAIGADPRIGPSFLYAGAGYGGSCFPKDVRALLAMARENVVSARLLSAVHEVNEEQKHVLATKLRDALGGELRGRVIAIWGLAFKANTDDVREASSVVLIRDLVAAGATVRAYDPQARDTARRALSEIERKVTICDTAEAACEGADALVVVTEWLEFRSPDFAALAPKLRARTLVDGRNLYDPRAVAAAGLRYVGIGRPAAA